One Felis catus isolate Fca126 chromosome D3, F.catus_Fca126_mat1.0, whole genome shotgun sequence DNA segment encodes these proteins:
- the DSG1 gene encoding desmoglein-1 encodes MDWHFVRTAAVLFIFLVVVEVNSEFRIQVRDYNTKNGTIKWHSIRRQKREWIKFAAACREGEDNSKRNPIAKIHSDCAANQQVTYRISGVGIDQPPYGIFIINQKTGEINITSIVDREVTPFFIIYCRALNSLGQDLERPLELRVRVLDINDNPPVFSMSTFLGQIEENSNANTLVMRLNATDADEPNNLNSKIAFKIIRQEPSDSPMFIINRNTGEIRTMNNFLDREQYSQYSLAVRGSDRDGGADGMSAECECNIKILDVNDNIPYMEQSSYSASIEENALHSNLAQIRVIDLDEEYSANWIAVIFFISGNEGGWFDIEMNERTNVGILKVVKPLDYEDMKNLQLSIGVRNKAEFHHSVMSQYKLTATAISVTVLNVIEGAVFRPGSKTYVVTSNMGQNYKVGDFIATDLDTGVASTTVRYVMGNNPANLLDIDSRTGIITLRNAVTMEQYKMLGGKYQGTILSIDDTLQRTCTGTININLDGSGWKEDKSNQGTTTEDSGNDGGGSATGGATGGDTGGDTGGDTSTNTADKTSTDYGGGTNTDSNTYDQTGGGYQRNPLDNVHFGPAGIGLLIMGFLVLGLVPFLLICCDCGGAPRGGAGFEPVPECSDGAIHSWAVEGPQPPPISGPTVCVPPVLPSNGNLIECIDTSGVYTNEYGGREMQDLGGGERTTGFELTEGVKTPGVPEICQEYSGTLRRNSMRECREGGLNMNFMESYFCQKAYAYADEDEGRPSNDCLLIYDIEGVGSPAGSVGCCSFIGEDVDDSFLDTLGPKFKKLADISLGKEAETYPDPDPSWPPESTEPICPQQGTEPVIGGHPPISPHFGTTTVISESTYPSGPGVQHPMPIPDPLGYGNVTVTESYTTSGTLKPSVHVHDNRHAANVVVTERVVGPISGTDLHGMLEMPDLRDGSNVIVTERVIAPSSSLPTSLPMPDPRESSNVVVTERVIRPVSGMMGNLSIHPELSNAQNVIVTERVVSGSGISGISGPAGISGGSGLVGSAAGVSGSGIGQSSLGGGGGLGSSMGGTATIGHMRSSSDHHFSQTLGSASPSTARSRITKYSTVQYTK; translated from the exons GTGGTGGTGGAAGTTAACAGTGAATTTCGAATCCAG GTAAGAGATTACAACACCAAAAATGGCACCATCAAGTGGCATTCAATCAGGAGGCAAAAACGTGAATGGATCAAGTTCGCTGCAGCCTGTCGTGAAGGTGAAGACAATTCAAAGAGGAACCCAATTGCCAAA ATTCACTCAGATTGTGCTGCAAACCAGCAAGTTACATACCGTATCTCTGGAGTAGGAATTGATCAGCCACCTTATGGAATCTTCATTATTAATCaaaaaactggtgaaattaatataacatccATAGTTGATCGAGAGGTCACCCCTTTTTTCATT ATCTATTGCCGGGCTCTGAATTCCTTGGGTCAAGATTTAGAGAGGCCTCTCGAGCTCAGAGTCAGGGTTTTGGATATAAATGACAACCCTCCAGTATTTTCTATGTCTACTTTTCTGggacaaatagaagaaaattctAATGCAA aTACACTGGTGATGAGACTCAATGCTACTGATGCAGATGAACCAAATAATTTGAACTCAAAAATAGCCTTCAAGATCATAAGACAGGAACCTTCTGATTCACCAATGTTTATTATCAACAGAAACACTGGAGAAATTCgaacaatgaataattttctaGACAGAGAg CAATACAGCCAGTATTCCCTTGCTGTGAGAGGCTCAGACCGAGACGGTGGGGCAGATGGCATGTCAGCAGAGTGTGAATGCAACATTAAAATCCTTGACGTTAATGATAACATCCCATACATGGAACAGTCTTCA tATTCTGCTAGTATTGAAGAAAATGCTCTACATTCAAATTTGGCCCAGATTAGAGTAATTGACTTGGACGAAGAGTACTCAGCTAACTGGATAGCagtcattttctttatctctggaAATGAAGGAGGTTGGTTTGAcatagaaatgaatgaaagaacaaatgtgGGAATTTTAAAGGTTGTTAAG CCCCTAGATTATGAAGATATGAAGAATCTGCAACTTAGTATTGGTGTCAGAAATAAAGCTGAATTTCATCATTCAGTTATGTCTCAATACAAACTCACAGCAACCGCCATCTCTGTGACTGTGTTAAATGTAATTGAAGGCGCAGTGTTCCGTCCAGGTTCAAAGACATATGTAGTGACTAGCAACATGGGACAAAATTATAAAGTGGGAGACTTTATAGCTACTGACCTTGACACAGGTGTAGCTTCAACAACTGTTAG ATATGTAATGGGAAATAATCCTGCTAACCTACTTGATATTGACTCAAGAACAGGCATAATTACTTTGAGAAATGCAGTTACCATGGAACAATATAAAATGCTTGGGGGGAAATACCAAGGAACAATTCTATCTATAGATG ATACTCTTCAAAGAACTTGTACTGGAACAATTAATATTAACCTCGATGGTTCCGGCTGGAAAGAGGATAAAAGTAATCAGGGAACCACTACTGAAGACAGTGGAAATGACGGCGGTGGAAGTGCCACTGGAGGTGCCACCGGAGGTGACACCGGAGGTGACACCGGAGGTGACACCAGTACTAACACAGCCGACAAAACTTCCACTGATTACGGCGGTGGTACCAATACAGACAGCAACACCTATGACCAAACAGGTGGTGGTTACCAGAGAAATCCCTTAGATAATGTCCATTTTGGTCCTGCTGGCATTGGACTACTCATCATGGGATTCTTGGTCCTAGGAT TGGTCCCGTTTTTGTTGATCTGTTGTGACTGCGGTGGCGCCCCTCGTGGGGGCGCTGGCTTTGAGCCTGTCCCCGAATGTTCAGATGGAGCAATTCACTCATGGGCAGTAGAAGGACCACAACCGCCTCCCATA AGTGGACCCACTGTCTGTGTACCACCGGTACTACCTAGTAATGGAAATTTGATTGAATGCATTGACACCTCAG GGGTTTACACAAATGAGTATGGCGGCAGAGAAATGCAAGAtctaggaggaggagaaagaacaacAGGATTTGAACTAACAGAAGGAGTTAAAACACCAGGAGTACCTGAGATATGTCAAGAATATTCTGGAACATTAAGAAGAAATTCTATGAGAGAATGTAGAGAAGGAGGTCTGAATATGAACTTCATGGAAAGTTACTTCTGTCAG AAAGCATATGCTTATGCAGATGAAGATGAAGGACGCCCATCCAATGACTGTTTGCTCATATATGATATTGAAGGTGTAGGTTCCCCTGCTGGCTCCGTGGGCTGCTGTAGCTTCATTGGAGAAGACGTGGACGATAGCTTTTTGGACACACTGGGGCCTAAATTTAAGAAGCTGGCAGATATCAGCCTGGGAAAAGAAGCTGAAACATATCCAGACCCTGATCCGTCTTGGCCACCTGAGAGCACCGAACCGATCTGCCCTCAGCAGGGAACAGAGCCCGTCATTGGTGGAcacccacccatctccccacatTTCGGCACTACAACTGTCATCTCTGAGAGCACCTACCCCTCAGGACCTGGTGTACAGCATCCTATGCCTATTCCTGATCCTCTGGGCTATGGTAATGTCACTGTGACAGAATCTTACACCACCTCTGGCACTCTGAAGCCCTCTGTCCATGTTCATGATAACCGACATGCAGCAAACGTAGTGGTGACCGAGAGGGTGGTTGGCCCAATCTCTGGCACTGATCTGCATGGAATGTTAGAGATGCCTGACTTGAGAGATGGGTCAAATGTTATAGTGACAGAAAGGGTAATAGCACCAAGTTCAAGTCTACCCACCTCTTTGCCCATGCCTGATCCTAGAGAGTCATCAAATGTGGTAGTGACAGAAAGAGTCATCCGACCGGTTTCTGGCATGATGGGCAATCTAAGTATACACCCTGAGTTATCAAATGCCCAAAATGTGATTGTGACAGAGAGGGTTGTTTCCGGCTCTGGCATAAGCGGAATCAGTGGCCCCGCTGGGATAAGTGGAGGCAGTGGCCTGGTTGGCAGTGCAGCTGGAGTAAGTGGCAGTGGCATTGGGCAGAGCagcctgggaggaggtgggggcctgGGTAGCAGCATGGGGGGGACAGCCACCATTGGCCACATGAGGAGCTCCTCTGACCATCACTTTAGCCAGACCCTTGGATCTGCCTCCCCTAGTACAGCCCGAAGTCGAATCACaaaatacagtacagtacaaTATACGAAGTAG